Part of the Desulfobacterales bacterium genome is shown below.
CTGGGTGATCCGTTCCATATTGTCATCGCATGGAAATGGGCATTTGTCGATGAACACCGGAACAGAATCAGTCTGGTGCTTCAGCACAACACAAAAGACGTGGAGGAAAAGCTGGGCAATTCCGTTAAGCTGGCGATGACCAACTGGATTGAAAAAGAACGGGACTGTTTTGAGCAAACAAAGGCGGCGCCTGACCCGTCAGAAAAAGCCGGGCATCCGATTCGTGCAAGGGATACTGTGGATTGGGACCGTTTTATCCCTGAGTAGTGTCTATCCATAAGTTCAGACACGTTGTCGCGTGCTCCGTCCCGCCCATCCCCGGCAACTTTTCCCCGGATCGTGCAATGTCGTACGCCGGGAACGGGCGGGACTCCGCGGCCACTCTTCGGAACTATGGCCGAAGTTATGATCGGGCCCGAAAAAAAGGACTGAGTGCTAAGGGCTAAGGGGGTGGGAGCTTTGCGCCTTTGAGGATGTTATAAGATAAAAGTTTTTTGTTTTTTGCCTCAAGCGAATCGCTCCTCAAACGAAGTGGTCCTCAAACGACAGCGCTCCTTAGTCCGCGCTATCGCGTTAATTTAAGCGCCTCGAGTGAGCGATTTAACAAAGGACGGATTTGTCATGGAAGAGATATATAATCGGGCAGAGTGGAAATCCATGGACTGGAACCGTATCCATATGACAGTGCCGGCAGCCTGGGAAATTTCACGGATCGGAAAACAGTACCTGATGCTGGAGCATCGAGGTCTGCCGGCCTTGGAAATCAAATGGATTCCCGCTGGCAGGTCGGTAAAATTGCAATCGTTGCTGAAGGATATCAACCGGAATCAGGGTAGAACTTGTCCCTGCGTTGAACCTGTCCCCATCCCCCCTGTCTGGGAAGAAGCCGTTGCCGGATTTGATGATGCGGCCTGTTTCCGGTGGAAAGGAAAGCGTTTGGGGGGTGCAGGCGTGCTGTTATCCTGCAGGGATTGTCGCCAAGTCATATTGATACAATTTATTATGCCCGAAACACCACGTGTTGATCCGGTCAATTCGACAGTATTATCCTCTCTTGTCGATCAATGCGCAAAAGAACGGATCAGCTGGCGTGTGTACGATATCCATGCGGTAATTCCGAATGAGTTTGAGCTGTCATACTACCATTTCAGGCCGGGTAATTTTCAACTGGGGTTCGTGTCTTCAAAAAAGGAACAACTGAACCTGTATCGATGGGCACCGGCGTCTTATCTTCTCCGCGACAGCGGATTGGCGCGGTTTGCAGCCCAGACTCTGAATATTTCTCCGCGAATGAAAATCGTTCGTATATCTGAAAAGCCAGAGACTATGGAATGGGAGATGCCCCACCCGTCAACGGATTTAAGATATCGTTTGTGGTACGCTGTTTCAATCCGTCGCCGGTATCGGCAAATCCGGATCTGTCATCAGGAAACCGAAAGTCGTATCACAGGGGTTGAACTGCTGTCCCGGCGACCGATCCAATTCACTCGTTTCAAGAGGCTCTGTTCCGGTTATGTGTGCCTTTAGAAAAAAAAACAAGCCCGGCAGCCCGGCACGGATAAGCCGATCTGAAGCATTGGCATGTATTCCGGCCAGGCATGTTCTGGCGACCGAAAATCGTCTTGAAAGTGGAGACGTGGTGGTCACCTGTCCGATACCGCACCGGCCCTGGATGGCCGGATGGATGCGATTGACCGGCAAAACTTCAGCTTCGGTCCTGATGAAGCGAATTGAACTGGACGAGTTCGGGACCATTGTCTGGGATTTGATCAACGGGAAACGCTCCGTATGGAACATCATTCAACGATTTTCCGAAATCAGCCGAATGCATCCGAACGAAGCCGAAGTTTCGGTAACCCTGTTTTTAAGAGAGCTGGGAAAACGCGGGATGATAGGACTGAAACAACAGGAAGCGGATTCAGGCTGAAACCGGTTAATGAACCTTCAACGCGTCCTCAAGGGTTGGAACGATATTTAAAAATGTATCGAATCCGGAGATTTCAAAGACTTCTTTAACATAATCCTCCATGCCGCATATGTACAATTCTCTTTCCGAAGGTTCGATCTCCTTTGCCGTTTTCAGGATAACGCGCAGCCCGGCACTGGAAATATAATTCAGTTCTTTAAAGTCGAGGATGATAAAATCAGACGTGCTTCTGGCGGCGTCCAGAATTTTTTTTTCAAATTCCGGGGAGGTATTTGAATCCAGTCGGCCGGCGATTTTAAAAATCCGGTACCGGTTGTATTGCTGTTCTATAAGCTTCATGAAGGTATCCTTTCCATGGCTGCCGGGGATTGTCAGCGCCCGTTCATTAAAAAAACGAGTAACTGAACGTTATTTATTGATATATTTCTTCAGGGTCAGTGAGTTGATGTTGCCGTATCGCTGATAACAGACCTCGTCCATCACGGATTTGACAAGCTGAATGCCCAGTCCGCCGATTTTGCGGTTTTCGAGGCCGCATGCCAAATCGGGACACGGAGCGTTGAGCGGATTAAACGGGATCCCGTCATCGTTAAGGTGAATGATCAACGCATTGGTTTTGAATTCAACAGACAGATCGATCTGGTGGAAACGATTTTCCGGATGTCCGTAACTGATAATATTACATATCAATTCTTCCAGAGCCAGATTGATTTTGAATATGATGGCTGGCGGCAGCTTCAGCGTAGCGCCGAATTGATTCAGCGCTCTGCTGAGCCGGTTTAGTTCCGACAGTTCGGTTTTCAGACGTAAGAAAATTTTAGTTGATGTCATATCAAATCTATGCGTCAGTCAGTGGTATTGTTCAGTTATTTGTAAAAGACGGCATCCGCAGCAGCAGGAGACAGATGACTACAGAAGGCTGACGCCGATATGGTCCTTTAACTCATTCTGAGCCGTTGATGTATCGAGTAGAAAATTCTGTTCCCATACTCTGATCCGGTTGGTGACAGCGTTTAAAATGACGGGCATGATGGCCGGATACTGTTCCAGTGCTTTGGAAAATTTTTCCCGGGTCAATACGAGACAACACGTGTTGGTGGCCGCTTTCAGAGAGAAAAGCCGGCGCATTTTTCCCAGAAGGGACAGCCCGCCCAGGAATTGTTCGGCTTCATACTCTCTGATCGGCGGGGAAGGGGCGTGATTTTCATACAGCAGTTGCACTCTGCCTTTCAGGATATAGATTGCCTGCCCGTCGTCATCATTCTGGCGAAAAATATAGTCGCCAGCCTGAAATCGCTGTCTGCAGCTTAAATAAGCCATTATTTTCAAGGCTTCCGGATTCAGACCGGAAAAAAAATAGATTTGTCTCAGCAGATCAAGATCATCATGGAATTCGCCATGACCACAGATGCTATCGCCTTCCGGTGACAAGCTCATATAAGACTCCTCTTTGTTCCATCAATTCATCATAGGGCCCGAGTTCGACGACTTTTCCGGACTTCATTACCGCCACCCTGTCATAATTTTTAATTATATCGAGCCGATGCGCAATCGAGATCGTCGTGACTCTTCCTTTCCATCGGGTTTCGAGCAGATTCTGTATGCGGGTCTGGGACAGATTGTCCAGAGCGGATGTGGCTTCATCTAAAATCAGCAGTTTCGGTGATTTGAGAAACGTTCTGGCGATGGCCAGTTTCTGCTTTTGTCCCCCGGAGAGTTTGTCGCCTTTGCTGCCGACTTGATACAGCATTCCGATTTCGATAATGGTTTCCAGCAGGTTTTCCTCAATCAGTAGATGAATGATGCTCCGGTTGATTTTTTCCTGAGCGTGAGGAGCGTCGGGCTTCAGCTTTCCGAACAGGATGTTGTTGAGAATGTTTTCCGAGTGGATATAGTCGCCCGGATTATATACCGAAAATGCGCCGGGATAATTCGAAACAATTTTTTCCCTGAACCGGGCGCGGACCTCGATGATGCGCTGTTCAAGGGCTTCTGGCAGGGAAATGATTTTGTGAATGCCGGGGGTAAAGCGAAGGGCGATCGCTATCAGCCGGTTTCGGTCTGCGTTTGAGAGCTCGTTTGAATGTATGTGTCGCATTCGTTCGACCAGCTGTGTATAGTCATCCAGTTCATCCGGACCGATGGGGCTGCGGGTGAAAAATATTGTATCTCCTGGCATATTTTTTAAAATATCTACCATATGATTGCTCAGTTCGCTGCCGATATCGATCAGGGGCCGGGTCAGGCCTTCTTTATCC
Proteins encoded:
- a CDS encoding PqqD family protein, with amino-acid sequence MCAFRKKNKPGSPARISRSEALACIPARHVLATENRLESGDVVVTCPIPHRPWMAGWMRLTGKTSASVLMKRIELDEFGTIVWDLINGKRSVWNIIQRFSEISRMHPNEAEVSVTLFLRELGKRGMIGLKQQEADSG
- a CDS encoding STAS domain-containing protein, which translates into the protein MKLIEQQYNRYRIFKIAGRLDSNTSPEFEKKILDAARSTSDFIILDFKELNYISSAGLRVILKTAKEIEPSERELYICGMEDYVKEVFEISGFDTFLNIVPTLEDALKVH
- a CDS encoding ATP-binding protein, with amino-acid sequence MTSTKIFLRLKTELSELNRLSRALNQFGATLKLPPAIIFKINLALEELICNIISYGHPENRFHQIDLSVEFKTNALIIHLNDDGIPFNPLNAPCPDLACGLENRKIGGLGIQLVKSVMDEVCYQRYGNINSLTLKKYINK
- a CDS encoding cyclic nucleotide-binding domain-containing protein produces the protein MSLSPEGDSICGHGEFHDDLDLLRQIYFFSGLNPEALKIMAYLSCRQRFQAGDYIFRQNDDDGQAIYILKGRVQLLYENHAPSPPIREYEAEQFLGGLSLLGKMRRLFSLKAATNTCCLVLTREKFSKALEQYPAIMPVILNAVTNRIRVWEQNFLLDTSTAQNELKDHIGVSLL